The following are encoded together in the Chaetodon trifascialis isolate fChaTrf1 chromosome 3, fChaTrf1.hap1, whole genome shotgun sequence genome:
- the mlnl gene encoding motilin-like isoform X2, with translation MSMRGAVAGCVVLVCLVALLAERTEGHITFFSPKEMMLMKEREGRKDMEPRSEDGQFEDVTVQQLPQAERGGNPDKTVEIAIRLSPKQLDHVVPVLEEIIHEIVEERQKAK, from the exons ATGAGCATGCGCGGTGCAGTGGCCGGTTGCGTGGTGCTGGTGTGCCTGGTGGCGCTGctggcagagaggacagagggacacaTCACCTTCTTCAGCCCAAAGGagatgatgctgatgaag GAACGAGAAGGTAGAAAGGACATGGAGCCGCGATCAGAGGATGGACAGTTTGAAGACGTCACAGTCCAACAGCTTCCTCAGGCGGAGCGTGGTGGAAATCCT GATAAAACAGTGGAGATCGCCATCCGTCTTTCACCCAAACAGCTGGATCACGTGGTTCCAGTGCTCGAAGAGATCATCCATGAAATAGTGGAGGAACGTCAGAAAG ccaaATAG
- the LOC139328895 gene encoding retinol dehydrogenase 12 has product MFWSDVLSHPVWVVSTALLAIVVRIQRRGRWDPKACPVQLKGKTAIVTGANTGIGKFIALDFARRGARVILACRSEARGTAALKEIREKTGNSDVHLRLVDLSSLDSVRKFAKGILEEEKALHILVNNAAVSGLPRQITKEGLDMSFATNHLGPFLLTNLLLDLIKRSAPSRIVTVSSVNHKRGKVDFSHFHGENLHYHMDQVYNHTKLHNIICTNELARRLQGTGVTANSVHPGIVMTEVMRHYPLLIRCLFNLIGVFFFKSSEEGAVSSIYCAVAEEMEGITGKYFDSDCSLVLPAPLARDAALAVKDFEMSERVTSKL; this is encoded by the exons ATGTTTTGGTCTGATGTACTGTCTCACCCGGTGTGGGTCGTGAGCACGGCGCTGCTGGCCATCGTTGTGCGCATTCAGAGGAGAGGGCGCTGGGACCCGAAAGCCTGCCCGGTGCAGCTGAAGGGGAAGACTGCGATAGTGACTGGAGCCAATACAG GGATCGGGAAGTTCATTGCCCTGGACTTTGCACGTCGTGGGGCCCGTGTTATCCTCGCCTGTCGAAGTGAGGCCCGGGGGACTGCAGCACTTAAAGAAATCagggagaaaacaggaaactctGATGTCCACTTGCGCCTGGTGGACCTGTCTTCTCTGGATTCTGTCAGGAAATTTGCTAAGGGGATTCTTGAGGAGGAGAAAGCTCTCCACATCCTCGTCAACAATGCTGCAGTATCAG GTTTACCCAGGCAGATAACCAAAGAGGGATTGGATATGTCTTTTGCCACCAATCACCTGGGACCATTTCTTCTCACCAACCTGCTGCTGG ACCTGATAAAGCGCTCTGCTCCATCTCGCATTGTCACGGTCAGCTCAGTCAACCACAAGAGGGGTAAAGTGGACTTCTCTCATTTTCATGGCGAGAACCTCCATTATCACATGGATCAAGTCTACAACCACACTAAGCTGCACAATATCATTTGCACCAACGAGCTAGCACGCAGGCTACAAGGAACAG GTGTCACTGCAAACTCCGTGCACCCTGGTATTGTCATGACAGAAGTGATGAGACACTATCCATTACTGATTCGTTGCCTTTTCAACCTCATTGGAGTTTTCTTTTTCAAG TCGTCAGAGGAGGGCGCTGTCAGCTCTATCTACTGTGCAGTAGCAGAAGAAATGGAGGGGATAACTGGAAAGTATTTCGACAGCGACTGCTCCCTGGTTCTTCCCGCCCCTTTGGCTCGAGACGCTGCCCTCGCGGTCAAGGACTTTGAGATGAGCGAGAGAGTGACCTCGAAGCTCTGA
- the nop56 gene encoding nucleolar protein 56 gives MVLLHVLFEHAAGYALFAVKEVEEIGMLLPQVEESVLNIGKFNSMVSLAAFFPFKSAQAALENMNAISEGVVHADLKLFLETNLPLSGKKKAVLGVSDAKIGAALQEEFSLSIQTGGVVAEIGRGLRLHFHSLVKGLTGQAASKAQLGLGHSYSRAKVKFNVNRADNMIIQSIALLDQLDKDINTFSMRVREWYGYHFPELVKIVPDNSMYCRLAQLIGNRKELSEANLESLEEVVMDSAKAQAILEASRSSMGMDISPIDLINIERFSNRVVSLAAYRLELQEYLRSRMSQVAPNLAALIGEVVGARLISHAGSLTNLAKYPASTVQILGAEKALFRALKTRGNTPKYGLIFHSTFIGRAAAKNKGRISRYLANKCTIASRIDCFSEVPTSVFGDKLREQVEERLSFYETGDVPRKNVDVMKEAVKEATDVAAEIKRKLEKKEKKRKKREKKLQELEANGETNGEAQMENGEAETTVVKKKKKKQAVEEMEVEAEETPAAEDTPGKKKKKREAEAAATDNGASAKKKKKRKTESMDVEPAEETPETPVTEKKKKKKKKEAED, from the exons ATG GTGCTGTTGCACGTGTTGTTCGAGCATGCGGCAGGCTACGCGCTGTTCGCCGtcaaagaggtggaggagatcgGCATGCTGCTTCCTCAG GTGGAGGAGAGCGTGCTGAACATCGGAAAGTTCAACAGCATGGTGAGCCTGGCTGCCTTCTTCCCGTTCAAGTCGGCCCAGGCTGCTCTGGAGAACATGAACGCCATTTCTGAAG GCGTGGTTCACGCGGACCTGAAGTTGTTCCTAGAAACAAATCTGCCCCTCTCTGGGAAGAAGAAAGCTGTGTTGGGGGTTTCAGATGCAAAGATTGGAGCAGCGTTACAAGAAGAATTTAGCCTCTCCATCCAGACAGGTGGGGTGGTGGCAGAGATAGGCAGAG GGCTGCGTCTGCACTTCCATTCCCTGGTGAAGGGTCTGACTGGCCAGGCTGCCTCCAAAGCACAGCTGGGTCTTGGCCACAGCTACTCCAGAGCTAAAGTCAAGTTCAATGTCAACAGGGCTGACAACATGATCATCCAGTCCATTGCGCTGTTGGATCAGCTGGACAAAGACATCAACACTTTCTCCATGCGTGTCCG CGAATGGTACGGCTACCACTTCCCAGAGCTGGTCAAGATTGTGCCTGACAACTCGATGTACTGCCGTCTGGCTCAGCTCATCGGAAACAGGAAGGAGCTGTCAGAGGCGAACCTGGAGAGcctggaggaggtggtgatggACAGCGCCAAGGCTCAGGCCATCCTGGAGGCGTCCCGCTCCTCCATGG GTATGGACATCTCTCCCATTGACCTGATCAACATAGAGAGATTTTCCAATCGTGTTGTGTCACTGGCAGCCTATCGGCTGGAGCTACAGGAGTACCTGCGCTCCAGGATGAGCCAGGTGGCTCCTAATCTAGCAGCCTTAATCGGAGAAGTG gtgGGAGCTCGTCTGATCTCCCATGCCGGCAGTCTAACCAACCTGGCCAAGTATCCGGCCTCCACCGTTCAGATCCTGGGAGCAGAGAAGGCCCTGTTCAG AGCCTTAAAGACTCGTGGCAACACCCCCAAGTACGGGCTCATCTTCCACTCGACCTTCATCGGACGCGCTGCTGCCAAGAACAAAGGGCGCATCTCCAGATATCTGGCAAACAAATGCACCATCGCCTCACGCATCGACTGCTTCTCTG AGGTACCCACAAGCGTGTTTGGTGACAAGCTGcgtgagcaggtggaggagcgaCTGTCGTTCTACGAGACCGGCGATGTGCCGCGGAAGAATGTGGACGTCATGAAAGAGGCTGTGAAAGAG GCGACTGATGTTGCAGCTGAGATCAAGCGGAAACtagagaagaaggaaaagaagcgCAAGAAGCGTGAAAAGAAGTTGCAAGAACTGGAAGCAAACGGCGAAACCAACGGTGAAGCTCAG ATGGAGAACGGAGAAGCAGAAACCACTgtagtgaagaagaaaaagaagaaacaagcagtcgaggagatggaggtggaagcagaggagacccctgctgcagaggacaccccaggaaagaagaaaaagaagcgaGAAGCTGAGGCCGCTGCCACAGACAATGGAGCCTCagccaagaagaaaaagaaacgaAAGACTGAGAGCATGGATGTAGAGCCGGCAGAAGAGACCCCAGAAACACCCGTgactgagaagaaaaagaaaaagaagaaaaaagaggctGAAGACTAG
- the mlnl gene encoding motilin-like isoform X1 has translation MSMRGAVAGCVVLVCLVALLAERTEGHITFFSPKEMMLMKEREGRKDMEPRSEDGQFEDVTVQQLPQAERGGNPDKTVEIAIRLSPKQLDHVVPVLEEIIHEIVEERQKGTTI, from the exons ATGAGCATGCGCGGTGCAGTGGCCGGTTGCGTGGTGCTGGTGTGCCTGGTGGCGCTGctggcagagaggacagagggacacaTCACCTTCTTCAGCCCAAAGGagatgatgctgatgaag GAACGAGAAGGTAGAAAGGACATGGAGCCGCGATCAGAGGATGGACAGTTTGAAGACGTCACAGTCCAACAGCTTCCTCAGGCGGAGCGTGGTGGAAATCCT GATAAAACAGTGGAGATCGCCATCCGTCTTTCACCCAAACAGCTGGATCACGTGGTTCCAGTGCTCGAAGAGATCATCCATGAAATAGTGGAGGAACGTCAGAAAGGTACAACTATTTGA